One region of Quercus lobata isolate SW786 chromosome 2, ValleyOak3.0 Primary Assembly, whole genome shotgun sequence genomic DNA includes:
- the LOC115977484 gene encoding uncharacterized protein LOC115977484, which produces MRKRTVYVWVVAIVCFVVLMFVTPAIPQNQAYHDFADTREFFGIPNTLNVVSNFPFLVIGVIGLVLRYYRNYFKLSMQGELWGWTCFYIGVAAVAFGSAYYHLKPNDARLVWDRLPMTIAFTSVMSIFIIERIDERKGTISLIPLLMAGIISILYWSFFDDLRPYALIQFVPCIAIPVMAILLPPMYTHSSYWLWAAVFYLLAKVEEAADKVIYEWTHHIVSGHTLKHLCAAMVPVFLTLMLAKRSIQTERQSLFQTWRVSWTKFKDNGSRVESYTCSYSTVPVVESP; this is translated from the exons ATGAGGAAACGCACCGTTTACGTATGGGTAGTAGCGATTGTGTGCTTCGTGGTGCTTATGTTCGTGACCCCAGCCATTCCTCAGAATCAAGCTTACCACGATTTCGCCGATACTCGCGAATTCTTCG GTATTCCTAATACACTAAATGTGGTTTCAAATTTTCCATTCCTGGTTATTGGTGTCATAGGGCTTGTACTTCGCTATTATAGGAACTATTTTAAGCTGAG TATGCAAGGTGAGCTTTGGGGTTGGACATGTTTTTACATTGGTGTTGCTGCTGTTGCTTTTGGATCTGCATACTATCATCTCAAGCCAAATGACGCTCGTCTTGTGTGGGATCGCTTGCCA ATGACCATTGCCTTTACATCAGTAATGTCGATCTTTATCATTGAAAGGATTGATGAGAGGAAGGGAACAATCTCCCTCATACCACTACTTATGGCAGGCATAATAAGTATTTTGTATTGGAG tttttttgaTGACCTCCGCCCATATGCCCTGATTCAGTTTGTTCCTTGCATTGCCATTCCTGTGATGGCTATCTTGTTGCCTCCAATGTACACACATTCCTCATACTGGCTTTGGGCTGCAG TATTTTATCTTCTAGCTAAGGTGGAAGAAGCAGCCGATAAAGTGATTTATGAATGGACACATCATATTGTCAGTGGGCACACGCTCAAGCATTTGTGTGCTGCCATGGTTCCTGTGTTCTTAACACTCATGCTTGCAAAGAGGAGTATTCAAACAGAGAG GCAAAGTCTGTTCCAGACCTGGAGAGTTTCCTGGACCAAGTTCAAAGACAATGGCTCTAGGGTGGAAAGTTACACATGTTCATACTCAACCGTTCCAGTTGTTGAATCACCATAA
- the LOC115977486 gene encoding importin-4 isoform X3: MAQSLELLLIQFLMPDNDARRQAEEQIKRLAKDPQVVPALVQHLRTAKTPNVRQLAAVLLRKKITGHWAKLSPQLKHLVKQSLIESITMEHSPPVRRASANVVSIVAKYAVPAGEWPDLLPFLFQCSQSAQEDHREVALILFSSLTETIGNSFQPHFADLQALLLKCLQDETSNRVRVAALKAVGSFLEFTNDGAEVVKFREFIPSILHVSRQCLASGDEDVAVIAFEIFDELIESPAPLLGESIKSIVQFALEVCSSQNLESNTRHQAIQIISWLAKYKSNSLKKHKLVIPILQVMCPLLAESTDGNEDDDLAPDRAAAEVIDTMALNLPKHVFAPVLEFASLSSQNANPKFREASVTALGVISEGCLELMKNKLEPVLHIVLGALRDPEQMVRGAASFALGQFAEHLQPEIVSHYESVLPCILNALEDASDEVKEKSYYALAAFCENMGEEILPFLDPLMGRLLAALQSSPRNLQETCMSAIGSVASASEQAFLPYAERVLELMKNFMVLTKDEDLCSRARATELVGIVAMSVGRTGMEPILPPFIEAAIAGFGLEYSELREYTHGFFSNIAEILADGFAQYLPHVVPLAFASCNLDDGSAVDIDESDDENINGFGGVSSDDEAHDEPRVRNISIRTGVLDEKAAATQALGLFAEHTKISYAPYLEESQKILVRHSGYFHEDVRLQAIIGLKHILTAAQAIYQSQHEGLAKIKEVLDTVMNIYIKTMTEDDDKEVVAQACMSIADIIKEYGYVAIEQYVPRLVDATLVLLREESCCQQEESDGDIDDDDTKHDEELMDAVSDLLPAFAKSMGSHFAPIFAKLFDPLMKFARASRPPQDRTMVVACLAEVAQDMGPPIAGYVDA; encoded by the exons ATGGCTCAGTCTTTGGAGCTTTTGTTGATACAATTCTTGATGCCTGACAACGATGCTCGGCGGCAAGCGGAGGAGCAGATAAAGCGGCTGGCGAAGGACCCACAAGTGGTCCCTGCGCTCGTGCAGCACCTCCGCACCGCCAAGACCCCCAACGTCCGCCAGCTCGCCGCCGTGCTCCTCCGCAAGAAGATCACCGGACACTGGGCCAAGCTGTCACCTCAGCTCAAGCATTTGGTCAAGCAATCACTGATTGAGAGCATCACAATGGAACACAG TCCGCCAGTGAGGCGAGCAAGTGCAAATGTGGTCAGTATCGTAGCAAAGTATGCCGTTCCGGCAGGAGAGTGGCCTGACTTGCTTCCCTTTTTGTTCCAATGTAGCCAGAGTGCACAGGAAGACCATAGAGAA GTGGCATTGATCCTTTTCAGCTCTTTAACTGAAACCATTGGGAATAGTTTTCAACCTCATTTTGCTGATTTGCAAGCTCTTCTATTAAAGTGTCTACAGGATGAGACAAGCAATCGTGTTAGAGTTGCTGCTCTCAA AGCAGTGGGATCTTTTCTAGAGTTCACTAACGACGGGGCTGAAGTG GTCAAGTTTCGTGAGTTCATTCCTAGCATTTTGCACGTATCAAGACAGTGTCTTGCCTCTGGAGATGAAGATGTAGCTGTAATTGCTTTTGAAATCTTTGATGAGCTGATTGAATCTCCTGCACCTCTTCTTGGTGAATCTATTAAATCCATTGTGCAGTTCGCCCTTGAAGTTTGCTCAAGTCAAAATTTGGAATCCAACACACGTCATCAG GCTATTCAGATAATTTCATGGCTGGCAAAGTACAAGTCCAATTCCCTTAAAAAGCATAAGTTGGTCATCCCTATCCTGCAAGTTATGTGCCCTTTGCTTGCAGAATCAACTGATGGAAATGAAGATGATGATCTTGCACCAGATAGAGCTGCCGCTGAAGTTATTGACACTATGGCTTTGAATCTTCCAAAGCATGTGTTTGCCCCTGTTTTAGAATTTGCTTCTTTGAGTAGTCAGAATGCAAATCCAAAGTTTCGGGAAGCTTCTGTAACTGCTCTAGGTGTCATTTCAGAGGGTTGTTTGGAGTTGATGAAAAATAAGTTGGAGCCTGTTCTTCATATTGTCTTAGGGGCTTTAAGGGATCCCGAACAAATGGTTAGAGGGGCTGCATCATTTGCATTAGGTCAGTTCGCTGAGCATTTGCAGCCTGAAATTGTATCCCATTATGAAAGTGTTCTTCCCTGTATCTTAAATGCCCTTGAGGATGCATCTGATGAAGTAAAG GAGAAGTCATACTATGCTTTGGCTGCATTCTGTGAGAACATGGGGGAGGAGATCCTTCCTTTTCTTGATCCTCTGATGGGCAGACTATTGGCTGCCCTCCAAAGTAGCCCTCGAAATTTGCAGGAGACATGCATG tCTGCAATCGGTTCAGTTGCATCAGCTTCAGAGCAAGCGTTCCTTCCATATGCTGAAAGGGTTCTGGAGTTGATGAAAAATTTCATGGTGCTTACCAAGGATGAGGATCTCTGTTCAAGAGCAAGGGCTACTGAACTAGTTGGAATCGTTGCAATGTCTGTAGGAAGAACGGGGATGGAACCGATTCTACCGCCTTTCATAGAAGCTGCAATTGCA GGTTTCGGATTGGAGTATAGTGAGCTTCGGGAGTACACCCATGGATTTTTCAGCAATATAGCAGAAATACTGGCTGATGGCTTTGCACAG TATCTTCCTCATGTTGTGCCTCTGGCATTTGCTTCCTGCAATCTGGATGATGGCTCTGCAGTGGACATTGATGAGTCTGATGATGAAAATATTAATGGATTTGGTGGAGTTTCATCTGATGATGAAGCTCATGATGAGCCAAGAGTACGAAATATCAGTATAAGAACCGGAGTTCTTGATGAAAAGGCAGCTGCTACTCAGGCACTTGGCTTATTTGCAGAACACACAAAGATTTCTTATGCACC CTATTTGGAGGAGTCACAGAAAATTTTGGTGAGACACTCAGGCTATTTTCATGAAGATGTTCGGCTTCAGGCAATCATAGGTTTAAAAC ACATATTAACAGCAGCACAGGCGATCTACCAGAGTCAACAT GAAGGACtggcaaaaataaaagaagttcTTG ATACTGTGATGAATATTTATATCAAGACTATGACTGAAGATGATGACAAGGAAGTTGTCGCTCAAGCTTGTATGAGCATAGCTGATATCATCAAAGAATATGGATACGTGGCCATTGAGCAAT ACGTGCCTCGGCTTGTTGATGCTACTTTGGTATTGCTCCGAGAAGAATCTTGTTGTCAGCAAGAAGAATCTGATGGtgacattgatgatgatgataccAAACATGATGAAGAGCTTATGGATGCAGTTTCTGATCTTCTTCCTGCATTTGCCAAGTCCATGGGTTCTCATTTTGCACCTATCTTTGCAAAGTTATTCGATCCTTTAATGAAATTTGCG AGAGCTTCACGCCCTCCGCAAGATCGTACTATGGTGGTTGCTTGCCTCGCTGAAGTAGCTCAGGATATGGGTCCCCCAATTGCTGGCTATGTCGAT GCATAG
- the LOC115977486 gene encoding importin-4 isoform X1, protein MAQSLELLLIQFLMPDNDARRQAEEQIKRLAKDPQVVPALVQHLRTAKTPNVRQLAAVLLRKKITGHWAKLSPQLKHLVKQSLIESITMEHSPPVRRASANVVSIVAKYAVPAGEWPDLLPFLFQCSQSAQEDHREVALILFSSLTETIGNSFQPHFADLQALLLKCLQDETSNRVRVAALKAVGSFLEFTNDGAEVVKFREFIPSILHVSRQCLASGDEDVAVIAFEIFDELIESPAPLLGESIKSIVQFALEVCSSQNLESNTRHQAIQIISWLAKYKSNSLKKHKLVIPILQVMCPLLAESTDGNEDDDLAPDRAAAEVIDTMALNLPKHVFAPVLEFASLSSQNANPKFREASVTALGVISEGCLELMKNKLEPVLHIVLGALRDPEQMVRGAASFALGQFAEHLQPEIVSHYESVLPCILNALEDASDEVKEKSYYALAAFCENMGEEILPFLDPLMGRLLAALQSSPRNLQETCMSAIGSVASASEQAFLPYAERVLELMKNFMVLTKDEDLCSRARATELVGIVAMSVGRTGMEPILPPFIEAAIAGFGLEYSELREYTHGFFSNIAEILADGFAQYLPHVVPLAFASCNLDDGSAVDIDESDDENINGFGGVSSDDEAHDEPRVRNISIRTGVLDEKAAATQALGLFAEHTKISYAPYLEESQKILVRHSGYFHEDVRLQAIIGLKHILTAAQAIYQSQHEGLAKIKEVLDTVMNIYIKTMTEDDDKEVVAQACMSIADIIKEYGYVAIEQYVPRLVDATLVLLREESCCQQEESDGDIDDDDTKHDEELMDAVSDLLPAFAKSMGSHFAPIFAKLFDPLMKFARASRPPQDRTMVVACLAEVAQDMGPPIAGYVDRVMPIVLKELASSEATNRRNAAFCVGELCKNGGESTLKYYGDILRGLFPLFGESEPDNAVRDNAAGAVARMIMVYPESIPLNQVLPVFLKALPLKEDHEESMAVYSCVSTLVLSSNPQILTLVPELVNLFAQVVVSPEETSEVKAQVGRAFSHLISLYGQQMQPLLSNLSPAHANALAAFAPRS, encoded by the exons ATGGCTCAGTCTTTGGAGCTTTTGTTGATACAATTCTTGATGCCTGACAACGATGCTCGGCGGCAAGCGGAGGAGCAGATAAAGCGGCTGGCGAAGGACCCACAAGTGGTCCCTGCGCTCGTGCAGCACCTCCGCACCGCCAAGACCCCCAACGTCCGCCAGCTCGCCGCCGTGCTCCTCCGCAAGAAGATCACCGGACACTGGGCCAAGCTGTCACCTCAGCTCAAGCATTTGGTCAAGCAATCACTGATTGAGAGCATCACAATGGAACACAG TCCGCCAGTGAGGCGAGCAAGTGCAAATGTGGTCAGTATCGTAGCAAAGTATGCCGTTCCGGCAGGAGAGTGGCCTGACTTGCTTCCCTTTTTGTTCCAATGTAGCCAGAGTGCACAGGAAGACCATAGAGAA GTGGCATTGATCCTTTTCAGCTCTTTAACTGAAACCATTGGGAATAGTTTTCAACCTCATTTTGCTGATTTGCAAGCTCTTCTATTAAAGTGTCTACAGGATGAGACAAGCAATCGTGTTAGAGTTGCTGCTCTCAA AGCAGTGGGATCTTTTCTAGAGTTCACTAACGACGGGGCTGAAGTG GTCAAGTTTCGTGAGTTCATTCCTAGCATTTTGCACGTATCAAGACAGTGTCTTGCCTCTGGAGATGAAGATGTAGCTGTAATTGCTTTTGAAATCTTTGATGAGCTGATTGAATCTCCTGCACCTCTTCTTGGTGAATCTATTAAATCCATTGTGCAGTTCGCCCTTGAAGTTTGCTCAAGTCAAAATTTGGAATCCAACACACGTCATCAG GCTATTCAGATAATTTCATGGCTGGCAAAGTACAAGTCCAATTCCCTTAAAAAGCATAAGTTGGTCATCCCTATCCTGCAAGTTATGTGCCCTTTGCTTGCAGAATCAACTGATGGAAATGAAGATGATGATCTTGCACCAGATAGAGCTGCCGCTGAAGTTATTGACACTATGGCTTTGAATCTTCCAAAGCATGTGTTTGCCCCTGTTTTAGAATTTGCTTCTTTGAGTAGTCAGAATGCAAATCCAAAGTTTCGGGAAGCTTCTGTAACTGCTCTAGGTGTCATTTCAGAGGGTTGTTTGGAGTTGATGAAAAATAAGTTGGAGCCTGTTCTTCATATTGTCTTAGGGGCTTTAAGGGATCCCGAACAAATGGTTAGAGGGGCTGCATCATTTGCATTAGGTCAGTTCGCTGAGCATTTGCAGCCTGAAATTGTATCCCATTATGAAAGTGTTCTTCCCTGTATCTTAAATGCCCTTGAGGATGCATCTGATGAAGTAAAG GAGAAGTCATACTATGCTTTGGCTGCATTCTGTGAGAACATGGGGGAGGAGATCCTTCCTTTTCTTGATCCTCTGATGGGCAGACTATTGGCTGCCCTCCAAAGTAGCCCTCGAAATTTGCAGGAGACATGCATG tCTGCAATCGGTTCAGTTGCATCAGCTTCAGAGCAAGCGTTCCTTCCATATGCTGAAAGGGTTCTGGAGTTGATGAAAAATTTCATGGTGCTTACCAAGGATGAGGATCTCTGTTCAAGAGCAAGGGCTACTGAACTAGTTGGAATCGTTGCAATGTCTGTAGGAAGAACGGGGATGGAACCGATTCTACCGCCTTTCATAGAAGCTGCAATTGCA GGTTTCGGATTGGAGTATAGTGAGCTTCGGGAGTACACCCATGGATTTTTCAGCAATATAGCAGAAATACTGGCTGATGGCTTTGCACAG TATCTTCCTCATGTTGTGCCTCTGGCATTTGCTTCCTGCAATCTGGATGATGGCTCTGCAGTGGACATTGATGAGTCTGATGATGAAAATATTAATGGATTTGGTGGAGTTTCATCTGATGATGAAGCTCATGATGAGCCAAGAGTACGAAATATCAGTATAAGAACCGGAGTTCTTGATGAAAAGGCAGCTGCTACTCAGGCACTTGGCTTATTTGCAGAACACACAAAGATTTCTTATGCACC CTATTTGGAGGAGTCACAGAAAATTTTGGTGAGACACTCAGGCTATTTTCATGAAGATGTTCGGCTTCAGGCAATCATAGGTTTAAAAC ACATATTAACAGCAGCACAGGCGATCTACCAGAGTCAACAT GAAGGACtggcaaaaataaaagaagttcTTG ATACTGTGATGAATATTTATATCAAGACTATGACTGAAGATGATGACAAGGAAGTTGTCGCTCAAGCTTGTATGAGCATAGCTGATATCATCAAAGAATATGGATACGTGGCCATTGAGCAAT ACGTGCCTCGGCTTGTTGATGCTACTTTGGTATTGCTCCGAGAAGAATCTTGTTGTCAGCAAGAAGAATCTGATGGtgacattgatgatgatgataccAAACATGATGAAGAGCTTATGGATGCAGTTTCTGATCTTCTTCCTGCATTTGCCAAGTCCATGGGTTCTCATTTTGCACCTATCTTTGCAAAGTTATTCGATCCTTTAATGAAATTTGCG AGAGCTTCACGCCCTCCGCAAGATCGTACTATGGTGGTTGCTTGCCTCGCTGAAGTAGCTCAGGATATGGGTCCCCCAATTGCTGGCTATGTCGAT CGAGTGATGCCCATAGTACTAAAAGAACTAGCTTCTTCTGAGGCAACTAATAGAAGGAATGCTGCATTTTGTGTTGGAGAGCTGTGCAAAAATGGGGGCGAGTCAACTTTAAA ATACTATGGTGATATATTGCGTGGACTTTTCCCATTATTTGGGGAATCAGAACCAGACAATGCTGTCAGGGATAATGCAGCTGGCGCTGTGGCAAGGATGATAATGGTTTATCCTGAGTCCATCCCCTTAAACCAG GTCCTTCCCGTCTTCCTAAAAGCTCTCCCCTTAAAAGAAGATCATGAAGAGTCCATGGCAGTCTATAGTTGTGTATCTACTCTTGTTTTATCATCAAATCCCCAG ATCCTCACTCTAGTTCCTGAGTTGGTTAATCTATTTGCTCAAGTAGTGGTGTCCCCAGAAGAAACTTCTGAAGTTAAAGCTCAAGTGGGAAGAGCTTTCTCTCACTTGATTTCTCTATATGGTCAACAAATGCAACCCCTTTTAAGCAACCTTTCTCCAGCACATGCTAATGCACTAGCTGCATTTGCCCCAAGAAGCTGA
- the LOC115977486 gene encoding importin-4 isoform X2, producing MPFRQESGLTCFPFCSNVARVHRKTIEKAVGSFLEFTNDGAEVVKFREFIPSILHVSRQCLASGDEDVAVIAFEIFDELIESPAPLLGESIKSIVQFALEVCSSQNLESNTRHQAIQIISWLAKYKSNSLKKHKLVIPILQVMCPLLAESTDGNEDDDLAPDRAAAEVIDTMALNLPKHVFAPVLEFASLSSQNANPKFREASVTALGVISEGCLELMKNKLEPVLHIVLGALRDPEQMVRGAASFALGQFAEHLQPEIVSHYESVLPCILNALEDASDEVKEKSYYALAAFCENMGEEILPFLDPLMGRLLAALQSSPRNLQETCMSAIGSVASASEQAFLPYAERVLELMKNFMVLTKDEDLCSRARATELVGIVAMSVGRTGMEPILPPFIEAAIAGFGLEYSELREYTHGFFSNIAEILADGFAQYLPHVVPLAFASCNLDDGSAVDIDESDDENINGFGGVSSDDEAHDEPRVRNISIRTGVLDEKAAATQALGLFAEHTKISYAPYLEESQKILVRHSGYFHEDVRLQAIIGLKHILTAAQAIYQSQHEGLAKIKEVLDTVMNIYIKTMTEDDDKEVVAQACMSIADIIKEYGYVAIEQYVPRLVDATLVLLREESCCQQEESDGDIDDDDTKHDEELMDAVSDLLPAFAKSMGSHFAPIFAKLFDPLMKFARASRPPQDRTMVVACLAEVAQDMGPPIAGYVDRVMPIVLKELASSEATNRRNAAFCVGELCKNGGESTLKYYGDILRGLFPLFGESEPDNAVRDNAAGAVARMIMVYPESIPLNQVLPVFLKALPLKEDHEESMAVYSCVSTLVLSSNPQILTLVPELVNLFAQVVVSPEETSEVKAQVGRAFSHLISLYGQQMQPLLSNLSPAHANALAAFAPRS from the exons ATGCCGTTCCGGCAGGAGAGTGGCCTGACTTGCTTCCCTTTTTGTTCCAATGTAGCCAGAGTGCACAGGAAGACCATAGAGAA AGCAGTGGGATCTTTTCTAGAGTTCACTAACGACGGGGCTGAAGTG GTCAAGTTTCGTGAGTTCATTCCTAGCATTTTGCACGTATCAAGACAGTGTCTTGCCTCTGGAGATGAAGATGTAGCTGTAATTGCTTTTGAAATCTTTGATGAGCTGATTGAATCTCCTGCACCTCTTCTTGGTGAATCTATTAAATCCATTGTGCAGTTCGCCCTTGAAGTTTGCTCAAGTCAAAATTTGGAATCCAACACACGTCATCAG GCTATTCAGATAATTTCATGGCTGGCAAAGTACAAGTCCAATTCCCTTAAAAAGCATAAGTTGGTCATCCCTATCCTGCAAGTTATGTGCCCTTTGCTTGCAGAATCAACTGATGGAAATGAAGATGATGATCTTGCACCAGATAGAGCTGCCGCTGAAGTTATTGACACTATGGCTTTGAATCTTCCAAAGCATGTGTTTGCCCCTGTTTTAGAATTTGCTTCTTTGAGTAGTCAGAATGCAAATCCAAAGTTTCGGGAAGCTTCTGTAACTGCTCTAGGTGTCATTTCAGAGGGTTGTTTGGAGTTGATGAAAAATAAGTTGGAGCCTGTTCTTCATATTGTCTTAGGGGCTTTAAGGGATCCCGAACAAATGGTTAGAGGGGCTGCATCATTTGCATTAGGTCAGTTCGCTGAGCATTTGCAGCCTGAAATTGTATCCCATTATGAAAGTGTTCTTCCCTGTATCTTAAATGCCCTTGAGGATGCATCTGATGAAGTAAAG GAGAAGTCATACTATGCTTTGGCTGCATTCTGTGAGAACATGGGGGAGGAGATCCTTCCTTTTCTTGATCCTCTGATGGGCAGACTATTGGCTGCCCTCCAAAGTAGCCCTCGAAATTTGCAGGAGACATGCATG tCTGCAATCGGTTCAGTTGCATCAGCTTCAGAGCAAGCGTTCCTTCCATATGCTGAAAGGGTTCTGGAGTTGATGAAAAATTTCATGGTGCTTACCAAGGATGAGGATCTCTGTTCAAGAGCAAGGGCTACTGAACTAGTTGGAATCGTTGCAATGTCTGTAGGAAGAACGGGGATGGAACCGATTCTACCGCCTTTCATAGAAGCTGCAATTGCA GGTTTCGGATTGGAGTATAGTGAGCTTCGGGAGTACACCCATGGATTTTTCAGCAATATAGCAGAAATACTGGCTGATGGCTTTGCACAG TATCTTCCTCATGTTGTGCCTCTGGCATTTGCTTCCTGCAATCTGGATGATGGCTCTGCAGTGGACATTGATGAGTCTGATGATGAAAATATTAATGGATTTGGTGGAGTTTCATCTGATGATGAAGCTCATGATGAGCCAAGAGTACGAAATATCAGTATAAGAACCGGAGTTCTTGATGAAAAGGCAGCTGCTACTCAGGCACTTGGCTTATTTGCAGAACACACAAAGATTTCTTATGCACC CTATTTGGAGGAGTCACAGAAAATTTTGGTGAGACACTCAGGCTATTTTCATGAAGATGTTCGGCTTCAGGCAATCATAGGTTTAAAAC ACATATTAACAGCAGCACAGGCGATCTACCAGAGTCAACAT GAAGGACtggcaaaaataaaagaagttcTTG ATACTGTGATGAATATTTATATCAAGACTATGACTGAAGATGATGACAAGGAAGTTGTCGCTCAAGCTTGTATGAGCATAGCTGATATCATCAAAGAATATGGATACGTGGCCATTGAGCAAT ACGTGCCTCGGCTTGTTGATGCTACTTTGGTATTGCTCCGAGAAGAATCTTGTTGTCAGCAAGAAGAATCTGATGGtgacattgatgatgatgataccAAACATGATGAAGAGCTTATGGATGCAGTTTCTGATCTTCTTCCTGCATTTGCCAAGTCCATGGGTTCTCATTTTGCACCTATCTTTGCAAAGTTATTCGATCCTTTAATGAAATTTGCG AGAGCTTCACGCCCTCCGCAAGATCGTACTATGGTGGTTGCTTGCCTCGCTGAAGTAGCTCAGGATATGGGTCCCCCAATTGCTGGCTATGTCGAT CGAGTGATGCCCATAGTACTAAAAGAACTAGCTTCTTCTGAGGCAACTAATAGAAGGAATGCTGCATTTTGTGTTGGAGAGCTGTGCAAAAATGGGGGCGAGTCAACTTTAAA ATACTATGGTGATATATTGCGTGGACTTTTCCCATTATTTGGGGAATCAGAACCAGACAATGCTGTCAGGGATAATGCAGCTGGCGCTGTGGCAAGGATGATAATGGTTTATCCTGAGTCCATCCCCTTAAACCAG GTCCTTCCCGTCTTCCTAAAAGCTCTCCCCTTAAAAGAAGATCATGAAGAGTCCATGGCAGTCTATAGTTGTGTATCTACTCTTGTTTTATCATCAAATCCCCAG ATCCTCACTCTAGTTCCTGAGTTGGTTAATCTATTTGCTCAAGTAGTGGTGTCCCCAGAAGAAACTTCTGAAGTTAAAGCTCAAGTGGGAAGAGCTTTCTCTCACTTGATTTCTCTATATGGTCAACAAATGCAACCCCTTTTAAGCAACCTTTCTCCAGCACATGCTAATGCACTAGCTGCATTTGCCCCAAGAAGCTGA